The Leptospira stimsonii genome includes the window CAAAAGAGTGATCGCTGAAGGTGGTTCTCCGGCGGAATCGGTTCCGATTCTTCTCGGACTTACAAAAGCGTCCTTGAACACGGAATCTTTCTTCTCGGCGGCGTCCTTCCAGGAAACTACGAAGGTTCTTACCGACGCGGCGATCAAAGGAAAAACCGATAACTTGATGGGTCTCAAAGAGAACGTCATCATCGGTCACATGATTCCTGCGGGAACCGGAACGAAGAAGTATAAGGATATCGCGGTATTCAAAACGACTTACGGAGATTTGGACCGTCCTCTCGAAGAAGAAGAGGAAGAAGAAGTTCCACAAGCGATTGCGGAAGAATCCGACGCGGACGGAGACGAATAAAAAGCCGCACGCCGTACTCGATCGAAACGGCGTGTTGTGAAAGTCCGGATTCTTCTTTTCATTTTATGGAAAGGAAGAATCCAGATGGAACAATGGCTCTTTTTGGAGAATGTTCCAAATCGAGACCGAATGAGAACGATCGTCATTCACTTTACAAATCGGAAGTGTTTGAAGATCTGGTAAAAAGCGATCTGAAATTTTTTTAGAGAAGGATATTCATGCCAACAATCAGTCAATTGATTCGCCACGGCAGGCAAAAGCAGAAGAAGAGAACAAAATCTCCTGCATTAAAGAGCTCTCCTCAGAGAAGAGGAGTTTGTACGAGAGTAATGACGTTTACCCCGAAAAAACCGAACTCGGCATTGAGAAAGGTTGCGAGGGTTCGTCTTACGACTGGGATCGAAGTTACTGCATACATTCCCGGTGAGGGACATAATCTTCAGGAACACAACGTGGTCCTGATTCGTGGTGGAAGGGTAAAAGACCTTCCAGGGGTTCGTTATCATATTATCCGTGGAACCCTGGATACCTTGGGTGTGGATAAGAGAAGAAACGGTCGCTCCAAATACGGCGCGAAACGTCCGAAGGCATAATCGGGAGATAAGAATCGATGTCTAGAAGAAGAGGAAAAGTTGAACCCCGGAAAATTACTCCGGATCCAGTTTACAACGACATTCAAGTTGCGAAGTTTATTAACTGCCTCATGTTAAGTGGTGGAAAATCCGTAGCTGAGAAATTATTCTATGATGCGTTAGAAATCATTCAGAAAAAAACAGGGAATGATCCTTACACTACTTTCCGTGAAGCATTAGAAAATTCTAAACCACAAGTGGAAGTAAAATCCAGAAGAGTGGGTGGTGTTACTTACCAAGTTCCTATCGAAGTTCGTCCCGAAAGACGACTCGCTCTCGGAATCCGTTGGTTAATCCGTTATTCCAGAGACAGAAACGAAAAAGGAATGGCGGCGAAATTGGCGGCGGAGTTTATCGAAGCGCAAAAAGGAACCGGTTCGGCTATCAAGAAAAAAGAAGATATCCGGAAAATGGCGGAAGCGAACAAAGCGTTCAGCCACTATCGCTGGTAAGAGAGATTTTTTCAGGCTTTCGAAAGGAAGTCGATTTCAGATCGAAAAAAAGAGAGGCACTTGCCTCTCTTTTTTGTTTTCAGAGAGTCTCTTCCAACGAAATCATCTGCGTTGGGTGCCGGAGAGAATTACGTTCTTCTTCGGAGACGAAACGGATACGTTCGTTTGAGGATGATCCAGAGTGAACGGAGAGTGTAGTTTTTGGAGGAAATGAATCGCTGTCGATAGGAGGTGCGTCTTTCCCGTAGTTGAAACGTGCCGGACCATGTAGTCAGTAATTGTGGGAGCTCCTTCCTTTGATACAAATCTCCAGCCCATTCGAAAGAAAAGAATCGTTGAAAAGTAGGAACTCACACGTTTCCATTGGGAAAGGGAATTCCTACACACCGGACCGAGTCATTTTTGGAATAGGCAAAGAACTCGGATCGACTCGGTCTTCGAAATTTTTCCAGAGAAGAGATCAGAGAAGAGAATCGATTTTTCTCTAGGAAGTGGAAAGTGCGAAGGAAGACGGGAACTCCTCTTTTCAGAGGAAGAATTTTGGAATCCTTTGTGACGATAGGAGCACTGAAAAGTGGGAACTCCCAAAAACGAAAGGACAAACAAGGATTTTCGGAGAAAAAAGGGAGTTCCCGCAAAAAAGAGACTTCAAGCAAACGTTTGAAATCAAAAATTCCAAAAGGCAAAAAACCAATGAAAATTTTAAACGTAGGAATCTTTGCCCATATCGATGCTGGAAAAACCACTCTCCTCGAACGGATTCTTTTTGAGACCGGAAAGATCCGAAGGCCGGGAACGATCGAGGAGGGGACCACTGAATCAGACTATCTCCCGGAAGAAATTGCCCGTGGGATCTCCATCCAATCCACTCTCGCCCGTGTCTTCTGGCCGAACGAAAAAGAACAAAAAGTATTATTTCAATTCTTAGATAACCCGGGCCATTTGGACTTTCAAAGTCAGACCAGCGCCTCTCTTGTCGTCGCCGATCTCGGTGTCGTTCTCATTGACGCGTTCGAAGGACTGAAATCCCAAACGCTTCAAAACGTAGAATGGCTCCGCAAACGAAAAATCCCGATTCTCTTCTTCCTCAATAAACTTGATCGAAAAGGAATCGACATTACGGATTCGCTCGTCGATCTCGAGGCCGTCCTCGGAAAAGAGCCGATTCTTCTCTGGAAAGAGGACGCGGAATTTTCCCTCTTCCAAGAAGGAAGCGCCGACCAAAGTCTTCTTCCCCTCTTGGAATGGGATTCCGAACTTTCGGAAAAATATCTGAAGGATCCGGATTCTCTCTCGATTCTCGCGCGCGAGGGATTTTCTAAAGGTTTTTGGAAGGGAGAACTTTTCCCCGTCCTTGGTGGATCAGCCCTTCATGGAGAAGGTGTAAAGGAGCTCCTTCTTTCCTTAGAACTTCTTTCTCGAACATTCTCATCCATTCCTCGTTCCTCCGGAGAATTAGGAATTGCATTTAAACGGGAATTCCACCCCGACTTAGGGAAGATCGTCTATATTCTTCCTTCGCAGGAGTTCCCACGGAATCAGAAGTTCTGGTCGATTTCCGGAAATGGCCAAATGGATTCCATTCATCTTATCTCCACGCGAGACTTTGAAGAGATTGAAGAAACAAAAATTCGCGAGATTATCGTGGTCCCCGGTCTCGATTCTCTCAAACCGGGCGACGTCCTCTATTCTTCTCCTCAAAAAGAATATATGTCGGAGCTAAGTCCCGTTCGAAAGCAATTCCAGATTCTTCTCGAACCGGAAACTTCGGAAGAGAGGGACGGGCTCTGGGAGGCACTCAATCAGCTTACTTGGCTGGATGAAGGCTTGGAGACAAAAGTTCTTCCGGATACGGGACAAATTCAACTTTCCGGACTTGGAGAATTGCACTTGGAAGTTTCTCTTTCCCGATTGAAAGAATTCTTTCCTCACAAAGTGAACGTTAGCGGGATAAAAGTTGCAAGGTTTGAGCTTTGGAAAAAAATGGTCCTACAGAGTGAATTTCAGCATACCGCGTTTGATCAAAAAATCTCAAGCGGACAGGTGCACGCCTCTCTGGCAAGCTCTAACAGCTTTTCCAGGGAAGTGCGGTTTGAAACTAAGATTACTGAAACACTAGAAGAAGCCATTACATCAGCTTTTTATGAAGTAGTGGCAAAGGGATCCAAGGGAGAAGAAGTTCTCGGTTTGGATCTGATTGTTCATCGATACGATCCTCCGGATTCTTCGATCGAAACTTCTTCACTTGTAAAAGTAGCCGTCATAAAAGGCTTAAAAGACATAATTCCGAATTATACGGAACTTGTGGGTCCGATTTCTTCATTAGAGATTTTGATACCAGATCCATCGTTAGGCGATGTGCTTGGTGCTCTCTCCAAGAGAAATGCAAAGATTCATAATGTTGTTTCGCTCGGAGATGGTAAGTCGCTTGTTCACGCAAATGCTTCTACGGAAAACTTGCTTGGCTTTGCAAGCGTGCTTAGAAATATGACACAGGGAAGGGGTGTTCTGTCTCTGGACTCCCTTTTTGACTCTGAACACTATTACGTAATTACATTAGTCGATTCCCGTTAGGGTTCGTTAAAAAGTAAGGAGATTAAACAGTCGCTATGGCTAAAGAAAAATTTGATAGGTCGAAACCTCACTTAAACGTTGGTACAATTGGTCACGTGGATCATGGTAAAACAACCCTGACGGCAGCTATTACTACTACACTTGCAAAA containing:
- the rpsG gene encoding 30S ribosomal protein S7, with amino-acid sequence MSRRRGKVEPRKITPDPVYNDIQVAKFINCLMLSGGKSVAEKLFYDALEIIQKKTGNDPYTTFREALENSKPQVEVKSRRVGGVTYQVPIEVRPERRLALGIRWLIRYSRDRNEKGMAAKLAAEFIEAQKGTGSAIKKKEDIRKMAEANKAFSHYRW
- a CDS encoding elongation factor G-like protein, with amino-acid sequence MKILNVGIFAHIDAGKTTLLERILFETGKIRRPGTIEEGTTESDYLPEEIARGISIQSTLARVFWPNEKEQKVLFQFLDNPGHLDFQSQTSASLVVADLGVVLIDAFEGLKSQTLQNVEWLRKRKIPILFFLNKLDRKGIDITDSLVDLEAVLGKEPILLWKEDAEFSLFQEGSADQSLLPLLEWDSELSEKYLKDPDSLSILAREGFSKGFWKGELFPVLGGSALHGEGVKELLLSLELLSRTFSSIPRSSGELGIAFKREFHPDLGKIVYILPSQEFPRNQKFWSISGNGQMDSIHLISTRDFEEIEETKIREIIVVPGLDSLKPGDVLYSSPQKEYMSELSPVRKQFQILLEPETSEERDGLWEALNQLTWLDEGLETKVLPDTGQIQLSGLGELHLEVSLSRLKEFFPHKVNVSGIKVARFELWKKMVLQSEFQHTAFDQKISSGQVHASLASSNSFSREVRFETKITETLEEAITSAFYEVVAKGSKGEEVLGLDLIVHRYDPPDSSIETSSLVKVAVIKGLKDIIPNYTELVGPISSLEILIPDPSLGDVLGALSKRNAKIHNVVSLGDGKSLVHANASTENLLGFASVLRNMTQGRGVLSLDSLFDSEHYYVITLVDSR
- the rpsL gene encoding 30S ribosomal protein S12, encoding MPTISQLIRHGRQKQKKRTKSPALKSSPQRRGVCTRVMTFTPKKPNSALRKVARVRLTTGIEVTAYIPGEGHNLQEHNVVLIRGGRVKDLPGVRYHIIRGTLDTLGVDKRRNGRSKYGAKRPKA